Proteins encoded together in one Rossellomorea sp. y25 window:
- the queF gene encoding preQ(1) synthase, giving the protein MSGRKDEDLTDLSLLGNQGTNYLFEYAPHILEAFDNKHPNRDYFVKFNCPEFTSLCPKTGQPDFATIYISYIPGEKMVESKSLKLYLFSFRNHGDFHEDCMNIIMNDLIELMDPRYIEVWGKFTPRGGISIDPYCNYGKPGTKYETMADHRLMNHDLYPEKIDNR; this is encoded by the coding sequence ATGTCAGGAAGAAAAGACGAAGATTTAACAGATCTATCATTATTAGGAAATCAAGGAACAAATTACTTATTCGAGTATGCTCCACACATTTTGGAAGCATTCGACAATAAGCATCCAAACCGGGACTATTTTGTGAAATTCAACTGTCCTGAATTCACAAGTCTCTGTCCGAAAACAGGTCAACCGGATTTCGCTACCATCTACATTAGCTATATACCAGGTGAAAAGATGGTGGAAAGCAAATCACTCAAACTCTATCTATTCAGCTTCAGAAATCATGGTGATTTCCACGAAGACTGCATGAACATCATCATGAACGATCTGATCGAATTAATGGACCCTCGTTATATCGAAGTATGGGGGAAATTCACCCCACGCGGTGGAATAAGCATTGATCCATACTGCAACTACGGGAAGCCTGGTACCAAATACGAAACGATGGCCGACCACCGGTTGATGAATCATGACTTGTATCCTGAGAAGATAGATAATCGATAG
- a CDS encoding carbonic anhydrase encodes MTLLTNILDYNQQFVQEQSYEEYRTTKFPDKRLVILTCMDTRLVELLPKSMNMKNGDVKIVKNAGAVVSHPFGSIMRSLLVAVYELQADEVLVIGHHDCGMSAIDSHKILDKMKDRGIPEETLDTVNYSGIDLHDWLKGFSSVQESVAHSVDMIKNHPLMDKKIPVHGLVISPETGKLDLVVEGY; translated from the coding sequence ATGACATTATTAACGAACATACTTGATTACAACCAACAGTTTGTACAAGAACAATCGTACGAAGAGTACAGAACAACCAAGTTTCCAGACAAACGCTTAGTCATTCTTACTTGTATGGATACCCGTCTAGTGGAGCTTCTGCCTAAATCCATGAACATGAAAAATGGCGACGTGAAAATCGTTAAAAACGCCGGTGCGGTAGTGAGTCACCCATTCGGTAGTATCATGCGCAGCCTCCTCGTTGCGGTGTATGAGCTTCAAGCCGACGAAGTACTCGTAATCGGTCACCATGACTGCGGCATGAGCGCCATTGACAGCCACAAAATCCTGGACAAAATGAAGGACCGTGGGATTCCAGAAGAAACACTCGACACCGTCAACTACTCCGGCATCGACCTCCACGACTGGCTGAAAGGCTTCAGCTCAGTACAGGAAAGCGTCGCCCACAGCGTCGACATGATCAAAAACCATCCATTGATGGATAAAAAGATTCCTGTCCACGGACTTGTCATCAGTCCTGAAACAGGGAAACTTGATTTGGTAGTAGAAGGATACTAA
- a CDS encoding phospholipase, whose amino-acid sequence MRRNKTGPNLCVFPGYKWCGPGCSGPGAPINSVDAACKAHDLCYEQYGPSCRCDRMFMRRLKNEINPETQKGRHAFLLYQYMKLQTRVTCQGDRCGRNRCRGSWI is encoded by the coding sequence ATGAGAAGAAATAAGACAGGTCCGAATCTGTGTGTGTTCCCAGGATACAAATGGTGCGGACCGGGATGCAGCGGCCCCGGTGCCCCCATCAATTCAGTTGACGCAGCATGTAAAGCCCATGATCTATGCTATGAGCAATACGGTCCAAGTTGCCGGTGTGATCGGATGTTCATGAGAAGACTTAAGAACGAAATCAATCCTGAGACTCAAAAAGGAAGGCATGCCTTTCTTCTTTATCAATATATGAAGCTCCAGACAAGGGTTACGTGTCAGGGGGATCGGTGTGGGAGGAATCGGTGTCGGGGGTCGTGGATTTAG
- a CDS encoding ABC-F family ATP-binding cassette domain-containing protein gives MILCSAQELSKMFGGHLIFEDLSFEIPERARVGLVGRNGTGKTTIFKLLSGVESPDKGLVHLKKGARVGYLAQIPHYPEGTKGLDVLRSAFSELIKTGERLKELEYQMGTEQDADTLNRLLEEYGKTQDRFTLAGGYEIESNISKIVNGLDISELVDKDFNDCSGGEQTKLCLGLILLQKPDLLLLDEPTNHLDIGAVEWLEDFLREYEGTVVCISHDRYFLDNVITKVYDLEDGELTIYHTNYSGFVKEKEERLMIEFQAYQEQQKKIKKMKEAIKRLKEWANQANPPNEALHKRARNMERALERMEKIKRPVLDRKKMGLEFEETDRSGKIVFSMEGASKAYGDKSLFSGADLLVHFKDRTAIVGQNGTGKSTIIRMLLGEETADAGVVKVGSNVKLGYLSQHFTVADPSVRLIDAFREEVPVTEGDARHILAKFLFYGPNVFRKVGQLSGGEKMRLRLAQLMHQDINFLVLDEPTNHLDIDSREVLEDALEDFKGTILAVSHDRYFLNKLFKKTYWIHKGELYFFDGPYSWAKEKLPELVPQEVPATPVKKQAAPKAVPKKASRTMEEIEAELEQVEEEIFAIEEKLLSQGDLDILQELYREKEQKEQDRDKMYQELEELLA, from the coding sequence ATGATACTATGCAGTGCACAGGAATTAAGCAAGATGTTTGGAGGACATTTAATATTTGAGGACTTATCCTTTGAAATACCAGAAAGAGCAAGAGTCGGTCTCGTTGGCAGAAATGGGACGGGGAAGACGACGATATTTAAATTATTATCAGGAGTCGAATCCCCTGATAAAGGTCTTGTTCATTTAAAGAAGGGAGCCAGGGTAGGCTACCTTGCGCAAATCCCTCATTATCCGGAAGGTACGAAAGGACTTGACGTATTACGCTCTGCGTTTTCCGAATTAATCAAGACCGGTGAGCGATTAAAAGAATTGGAATATCAAATGGGGACGGAGCAAGATGCCGATACTCTCAACCGATTATTAGAGGAATACGGCAAAACCCAGGACCGATTCACTCTTGCCGGGGGATATGAAATTGAATCCAATATTTCAAAGATCGTCAATGGATTGGACATCAGTGAATTGGTGGATAAGGACTTCAATGACTGCAGCGGTGGGGAACAAACGAAGCTTTGTTTAGGCTTGATACTTTTGCAAAAACCTGACCTTCTGCTCCTTGATGAACCAACGAACCACCTGGATATCGGAGCCGTGGAATGGCTGGAGGATTTTTTGAGAGAGTATGAGGGCACCGTCGTCTGTATTTCCCATGATCGCTATTTTCTCGATAACGTGATTACGAAGGTGTATGACTTAGAGGACGGGGAATTGACGATTTATCATACGAATTACTCCGGTTTTGTGAAGGAAAAGGAAGAACGTTTGATGATCGAATTTCAAGCCTATCAGGAGCAACAGAAGAAAATCAAGAAAATGAAAGAAGCCATTAAACGATTGAAAGAATGGGCTAATCAGGCTAATCCTCCTAACGAAGCTTTGCATAAACGGGCACGTAACATGGAGAGGGCGTTAGAACGGATGGAGAAGATCAAGCGCCCGGTTCTGGACCGTAAGAAGATGGGATTGGAATTTGAGGAAACGGATCGAAGCGGGAAAATCGTTTTTTCCATGGAGGGTGCTTCAAAGGCTTATGGAGACAAAAGCTTGTTCAGTGGCGCCGATCTCCTCGTCCACTTCAAGGATCGTACTGCGATTGTCGGACAGAATGGAACCGGTAAATCAACGATTATCAGAATGCTTCTCGGGGAAGAAACCGCCGATGCAGGTGTTGTGAAAGTCGGAAGCAACGTGAAATTAGGTTACCTTTCTCAGCACTTTACGGTGGCGGATCCAAGTGTTCGTTTGATTGATGCGTTCCGGGAAGAGGTTCCAGTGACAGAGGGGGATGCCCGGCATATTCTAGCTAAATTTTTATTTTATGGACCGAATGTGTTCAGGAAAGTAGGCCAGCTGAGCGGTGGGGAAAAAATGAGACTCCGCCTTGCCCAATTGATGCATCAGGACATTAACTTCCTTGTCCTTGATGAGCCGACGAACCATCTGGATATCGACTCACGAGAAGTGTTGGAGGACGCCCTGGAGGACTTTAAAGGCACGATCCTGGCTGTCTCTCATGACCGGTACTTTTTAAATAAGTTATTTAAGAAAACGTACTGGATTCATAAAGGGGAGCTCTATTTCTTTGATGGACCCTATAGCTGGGCAAAAGAAAAGCTGCCTGAGCTGGTTCCCCAGGAAGTGCCTGCAACACCCGTGAAAAAACAAGCAGCCCCTAAAGCTGTGCCGAAAAAAGCGTCGCGGACGATGGAGGAAATAGAAGCTGAGCTTGAACAGGTTGAAGAAGAAATTTTTGCTATTGAAGAGAAGCTTCTCTCACAAGGGGACTTGGACATTCTTCAGGAGTTATATAGGGAAAAAGAACAGAAAGAGCAGGATCGGGACAAAATGTATCAGGAGTTAGAAGAATTATTGGCGTAG
- a CDS encoding 5-formyltetrahydrofolate cyclo-ligase gives MIEKDEIRHKVWNRLTENKLGRFPFPLVGRIPNFKGAEKAAEFVQSMDIYKDAQVVKVNPDAPQLPLRATVLKDGKTLLIPTPRLKDGFVMIKPEWVPRGEEKKAASIKHMNSYGQVVPLTDIPPIDLIVVGSVAIHRDGRRLGKGEGYADREYAILREIGNKPVPVITTINSEQLVGDDIPRDSYDLAVDWIITEEGITETRTPYPKPHGIEWDHVTEDEMEKMPILKELKNFSGGAL, from the coding sequence ATGATTGAGAAAGATGAAATCAGGCATAAAGTATGGAATCGGTTGACGGAAAATAAATTAGGCCGGTTTCCATTTCCGTTAGTTGGCCGGATTCCGAATTTCAAAGGGGCAGAAAAGGCAGCCGAGTTTGTTCAGAGTATGGATATTTACAAGGATGCTCAAGTGGTAAAAGTAAACCCAGATGCACCGCAGCTTCCACTTCGGGCAACTGTGTTGAAAGACGGGAAAACCTTGCTCATTCCAACACCGCGCTTGAAGGACGGATTTGTCATGATTAAGCCTGAATGGGTGCCCCGGGGAGAAGAGAAAAAGGCAGCGAGTATCAAGCATATGAACTCTTACGGTCAAGTCGTGCCGCTCACGGACATACCTCCCATTGACCTAATCGTCGTAGGTTCCGTTGCGATTCATCGTGATGGGAGAAGGCTTGGAAAAGGAGAGGGATATGCCGATCGTGAATATGCCATCCTGCGTGAAATCGGAAACAAACCAGTGCCGGTCATCACCACCATTAACAGTGAGCAGCTTGTAGGTGACGACATCCCAAGAGATTCCTATGACCTGGCCGTCGACTGGATCATCACCGAAGAAGGCATTACAGAAACCCGTACTCCATACCCAAAACCACACGGCATCGAATGGGACCACGTAACCGAAGACGAAATGGAGAAGATGCCAATTCTGAAGGAGTTGAAGAATTTCTCTGGAGGCGCACTTTAA
- a CDS encoding DMT family transporter, whose product MKPLNASLCVLIGASSYGIHASVVKLGFDEGYSVSEVTGVQYLFGVAMLFLAFLFTKKINLSKKHWISLLGVGVLLSMTGIFYGLSLHAVPASIAVVMLFQFTWIGVLIESIYMKKLPSNNKLVSVLFLWMGTLLAGGIGSSSGFRWMENSMGILFGFFAAITFALFIFFSGKVAKEVPTIQKSMMITLGGLLVVLIAFRPAFLTEPVQIVEMADFGFLVGIFGSILPVVFFAIGTPHIDSSLSTIMGAAELPAAILAAMWILQEQVLPLQFIGILLILIGIAIPQFHIRPTQPRKQYG is encoded by the coding sequence ATGAAACCATTAAACGCATCTCTTTGTGTGCTGATCGGTGCCAGCTCATACGGAATTCATGCTTCTGTCGTGAAGCTTGGATTTGATGAAGGATACTCGGTGTCAGAAGTGACGGGTGTTCAATATTTATTTGGAGTGGCGATGCTATTCCTTGCTTTTCTTTTTACGAAAAAAATTAACCTAAGTAAGAAACATTGGATTTCGCTCCTTGGAGTCGGGGTTTTACTCAGTATGACGGGGATCTTTTATGGACTCAGTCTTCATGCAGTACCTGCATCCATTGCGGTAGTCATGCTTTTTCAGTTTACGTGGATAGGCGTTTTGATTGAATCCATCTATATGAAGAAACTTCCTTCCAATAATAAGTTGGTGTCTGTATTATTTCTTTGGATGGGAACTCTCTTGGCAGGCGGAATCGGCTCTTCATCAGGCTTCAGATGGATGGAAAACAGTATGGGGATCCTATTTGGATTCTTTGCAGCCATCACCTTCGCCCTGTTTATTTTCTTCAGCGGAAAAGTGGCGAAAGAAGTACCGACGATTCAGAAGAGCATGATGATCACCCTTGGTGGTCTGCTCGTCGTCCTTATCGCGTTTCGCCCGGCTTTTCTAACAGAACCGGTGCAAATTGTAGAGATGGCTGACTTCGGCTTTCTTGTCGGGATATTCGGAAGCATCCTTCCTGTCGTATTCTTCGCCATTGGCACACCACATATCGATTCGAGTCTATCGACCATCATGGGGGCAGCGGAACTTCCGGCTGCAATCCTTGCAGCCATGTGGATCTTGCAGGAGCAGGTCCTTCCCTTGCAGTTCATTGGCATCCTGCTCATATTAATCGGGATTGCCATTCCCCAGTTTCATATAAGACCTACCCAACCACGGAAACAATACGGGTAA
- a CDS encoding peroxiredoxin family protein translates to MATFQLNDTVPNFTLPAVSGETFSFEDHQKEHQSWHLIVFFRGSWCPVCQEELRELQANKEDFEKHNVHILAISSDKLEDLQEFANKEDLTFPVLADEKLEAIKAYDVFYHDEDAPYEDHGQHGEPAYFLVNEKGQTMYQQRQTSPFGRPHANELRKIVKYIQKNVK, encoded by the coding sequence ATGGCAACTTTTCAATTAAATGATACGGTACCAAATTTCACGCTCCCGGCAGTTTCAGGTGAGACGTTCTCGTTCGAGGACCATCAAAAAGAACATCAAAGCTGGCATCTTATCGTTTTCTTCAGGGGCTCATGGTGCCCGGTATGTCAGGAAGAGTTAAGAGAACTTCAAGCAAACAAAGAGGATTTTGAAAAACATAATGTTCACATACTTGCGATTTCCAGTGATAAACTGGAGGACTTACAAGAGTTTGCGAACAAAGAGGATTTAACATTTCCGGTTTTAGCCGACGAAAAACTAGAGGCTATCAAAGCTTATGATGTGTTCTATCACGATGAGGATGCCCCTTATGAGGATCACGGACAGCATGGTGAACCGGCTTACTTCCTTGTGAACGAAAAAGGACAAACCATGTACCAGCAAAGACAAACGAGCCCCTTTGGCCGTCCACACGCGAATGAACTGAGAAAAATCGTGAAGTATATTCAAAAGAACGTTAAATGA
- a CDS encoding cobalamin-dependent protein (Presence of a B(12) (cobalamin)-binding domain implies dependence on cobalamin itself, in one of its several forms, or in some unusual lineages, dependence on a cobalamin-like analog.) gives MNQLVKAFTKSILAGDVHSLMELHSSSIHSKIDNFTFYEKIIKPSMYRIGDLWEKNQITVADEHLATATLKYLLATVFTHQEALENHPKALLFCIEGEHHSLGLELANEVFKEKQWNTRYLGANVPVKDALTFINAWKPHAIGISIGMTTELTRLKECIEEIREHNQEVEILVGGRLISNYTLDFLEKPQVESFNDLLELNAYLTDMSEQLVFQKG, from the coding sequence ATGAATCAGCTGGTCAAGGCTTTCACCAAGTCTATTCTCGCAGGAGACGTGCATTCATTAATGGAATTACATTCGTCTTCTATTCACTCAAAAATAGATAATTTTACTTTTTACGAGAAAATCATAAAACCATCTATGTATAGAATTGGTGATCTTTGGGAGAAGAATCAAATTACCGTTGCAGATGAGCATCTGGCTACTGCAACTCTTAAATATTTACTTGCTACCGTATTTACCCATCAAGAAGCTTTAGAAAACCACCCTAAAGCTCTTTTATTTTGTATAGAGGGTGAACATCACAGTCTGGGGTTGGAGCTTGCTAACGAAGTATTCAAAGAAAAGCAATGGAATACTCGTTACTTAGGAGCCAATGTCCCTGTCAAAGATGCATTGACCTTCATTAATGCTTGGAAACCTCATGCCATTGGAATATCCATCGGTATGACAACGGAACTAACTCGATTGAAAGAGTGCATCGAAGAGATTAGAGAGCATAATCAAGAAGTTGAAATTCTAGTTGGGGGCCGATTGATTTCAAACTATACCCTCGATTTTCTGGAGAAACCACAGGTAGAAAGCTTTAATGACTTGTTAGAGCTCAATGCGTATCTGACAGATATGTCTGAACAGCTTGTCTTCCAGAAAGGCTAG
- a CDS encoding YitT family protein — protein sequence MRQRIFSFLMMNLGAFLVSVNVHFFLSPNNLATGGVSGLSIIMNDLFPGLSLGLFMIIINIVLFIVGVIFLGFNFGAKTIYASFALSFYVWLLEKFAPMSAPLSDDILIQLIIGQCIAATGMAIVFNQQASTGGTDIVALIFNKYFNIDVGRGVLLADLSIAMSSAVLFGPQVGMYAFFGVILNGLVIDYALQQFNSNKEIVIISRYSDEIKSYIVHELGKGATIHTATGAFTSDEKEVITTILGRKDFSKLKGFITQVDNRAFITVHTMNEILGQNFKRLA from the coding sequence ATGCGACAAAGAATATTTTCCTTCTTAATGATGAATCTCGGTGCATTTCTTGTTTCGGTGAATGTCCATTTTTTCTTATCGCCTAATAATTTAGCGACAGGGGGAGTCAGTGGATTGTCGATCATCATGAACGATCTATTTCCGGGTCTTTCACTTGGACTGTTCATGATCATTATCAATATCGTGTTATTTATCGTCGGTGTGATCTTTCTCGGGTTTAACTTCGGTGCGAAAACCATTTACGCAAGTTTCGCCCTTTCATTCTATGTCTGGTTATTAGAGAAATTTGCTCCGATGAGTGCTCCATTAAGTGATGATATATTGATTCAATTGATCATCGGTCAATGCATTGCCGCAACCGGGATGGCCATTGTGTTCAACCAGCAGGCATCAACGGGTGGAACGGATATCGTGGCCCTGATCTTTAATAAATATTTTAATATAGATGTTGGCAGAGGCGTTTTACTGGCAGATTTATCAATCGCTATGTCCTCAGCCGTACTATTCGGACCGCAAGTCGGTATGTATGCATTCTTCGGTGTCATCCTGAACGGTCTGGTTATCGATTATGCATTGCAACAATTCAATTCAAATAAAGAGATTGTGATCATCAGCCGATACAGCGATGAAATCAAATCTTACATCGTCCATGAACTTGGAAAAGGAGCGACGATCCATACGGCAACGGGAGCCTTCACTTCCGACGAAAAGGAAGTTATTACAACGATCCTTGGTCGCAAGGACTTTTCCAAGTTAAAAGGGTTCATCACCCAGGTCGATAATCGTGCCTTCATCACGGTTCATACGATGAATGAAATACTAGGTCAAAACTTTAAACGACTGGCATAG
- a CDS encoding RAxF-45 family protein — protein MNRSVGLRGKYLDYIYICRAIFHAFAFKGTRMPFFSK, from the coding sequence ATGAATCGTTCTGTAGGGTTGCGTGGAAAGTATTTAGACTATATTTACATTTGCCGTGCAATTTTTCATGCATTTGCGTTCAAGGGGACACGTATGCCCTTTTTCAGCAAGTGA
- a CDS encoding acyltransferase, which translates to MSTKKKKYLFEIHFLRAFACLAVLGVHVSATYYSMNDNTFNWFSYFLNQVGRFGTPIFVVIAGFLLFYQVKRNTYSFNKFVTSRISKIIMPLILWSLVYRFLLYYFDNQQIGAIKTELVKIFTGGHFYHLYFIAIIVQFYFIFPILQKVFRTKMGLIILTVISFFISYKMIGFDPGIEGFIGNFMASKSFMPLWIFYFSFGGLLAFFWEDIRDFATDFPWMMLALSLLITAGAIVEYTLNGDLTNRRASNLLNIPLLSIATIGMYPLLSHWSVLKKPLTLLGKYSMGIYLIHPFVLHLMKIYLPASTWNMMYLPVTFVAVLVICVGLIRLIQQVPFSSYFIPVPKIKKTPNKESVRNVSSKEATA; encoded by the coding sequence GTGTCAACAAAAAAGAAAAAATACCTCTTTGAAATACATTTTTTAAGAGCATTTGCTTGTTTAGCTGTTTTAGGAGTTCACGTATCAGCTACTTATTACTCCATGAATGATAATACGTTTAATTGGTTTTCATACTTCTTAAATCAAGTAGGTCGTTTTGGAACGCCTATATTTGTTGTGATTGCCGGTTTTCTATTATTCTATCAAGTAAAAAGAAACACGTATTCCTTTAATAAATTTGTCACTTCCAGAATATCAAAAATCATTATGCCATTGATACTATGGAGCTTGGTCTATCGTTTCTTGCTCTATTATTTTGATAATCAACAGATTGGAGCAATAAAGACAGAACTTGTGAAGATCTTTACAGGCGGTCACTTCTATCATCTCTATTTTATTGCTATTATCGTTCAATTTTATTTTATCTTTCCTATTCTGCAAAAAGTATTCAGAACGAAAATGGGATTGATTATATTAACCGTCATCTCATTTTTTATCAGTTATAAAATGATCGGGTTTGACCCTGGAATTGAAGGATTTATCGGAAACTTTATGGCAAGTAAATCATTTATGCCGTTATGGATTTTCTATTTCTCATTCGGTGGACTATTGGCCTTCTTCTGGGAGGATATTAGAGATTTTGCAACAGACTTTCCTTGGATGATGTTAGCCTTATCATTACTCATAACAGCAGGAGCAATCGTAGAGTATACACTCAATGGAGATCTGACCAACAGAAGAGCAAGTAATTTATTAAATATACCTCTATTAAGCATTGCTACAATTGGAATGTATCCTTTACTTTCTCATTGGAGTGTTTTGAAAAAGCCTCTGACGTTATTAGGAAAGTATTCTATGGGGATATACCTGATTCACCCCTTTGTTCTTCACTTGATGAAAATTTATTTACCTGCTTCTACGTGGAATATGATGTATTTGCCAGTAACATTTGTCGCCGTGTTAGTAATTTGTGTAGGATTGATCCGACTTATCCAGCAGGTTCCATTTAGCAGTTATTTCATTCCAGTACCAAAAATCAAAAAAACACCAAACAAAGAAAGTGTAAGGAATGTCTCATCAAAAGAAGCTACAGCATAG
- a CDS encoding GNAT family N-acetyltransferase, whose protein sequence is MKVARARLSDLEGIVDLFNSYRMFYHQVTDRSAAKRYLEERLSRDESVIFVAVEKESYVGFTQLYPSFSSIYMERIWKLNDLYVSQEARNQGAGQMLLDAAKEHAEQTNAKSLILETDRDNVHAQALYEKNGYIKEETVYHYTLPLK, encoded by the coding sequence ATGAAGGTAGCTCGGGCACGACTTTCAGACTTAGAAGGAATTGTGGACCTTTTTAATTCTTATCGTATGTTTTATCATCAAGTGACGGATAGGTCTGCAGCAAAACGGTATCTTGAAGAACGATTATCACGGGATGAATCTGTCATTTTTGTTGCGGTCGAAAAAGAAAGTTATGTAGGCTTCACACAGTTGTACCCTTCTTTCTCCTCTATTTACATGGAGCGGATTTGGAAACTGAACGACCTCTATGTTTCTCAAGAAGCACGAAATCAAGGGGCCGGACAGATGTTATTAGACGCTGCCAAAGAGCACGCTGAGCAAACCAATGCAAAGTCGCTTATTTTGGAAACCGACCGGGACAATGTTCATGCCCAGGCATTGTATGAAAAGAATGGTTATATAAAGGAAGAGACCGTGTATCACTACACTCTTCCCTTGAAGTGA
- a CDS encoding DUF2339 domain-containing protein, with amino-acid sequence MEKEEFERLERKISTLEKELYLVKRQLIQAKSESEATVIQKAEVYEEPEKQIPAEENEHFIEKEPFDFSVERWLPKVFLFVLLIGSIWGFMAASQNGWVTPGLRVLTGAVISIGMYFLGERYIRDQRKLALTLLSGSIVLAIITLFSANILYGYISGLITNLLLLVIISLGLWTSHKHGSEVILCLIGAGAYLFPFLFAGDERNEWLFYGYELVLFFVLMTFSTVKRYRIAWNIHYYLLYFSLFFFAAFGVGAMTLTILIPFAIQHAYVLLLIVLGRDERVSAEMIPALVSGSFILLGLLNDIYAVIPLFYYVTFAAVYIGVSFIEPKEKKQTKDVLLVLGFLHVLLFLLELFEYDWRFVLVGIQATALLWLAGRRESYLGLIASILLMMGSFLGVPGGASDDFFTIELPIFVIAFGYVHLFSRYNKSESSFLNVSTTAIKVVLTGLVMFFVLRLTDFIVIGWEYTPRTTAFTVAIAALSIAYLIFGESRKDTFYRWVGISFLALALIKFFLADLVFLDFTIRAMILIPIGAIGLVLSRILYKKK; translated from the coding sequence ATGGAGAAAGAAGAGTTTGAACGCCTGGAACGAAAAATCAGCACTCTGGAAAAAGAGCTATACCTTGTGAAAAGGCAGTTGATTCAAGCGAAAAGTGAAAGTGAAGCGACTGTCATTCAAAAAGCAGAAGTGTATGAAGAACCTGAGAAGCAGATCCCTGCTGAGGAAAATGAGCACTTCATTGAAAAAGAGCCCTTCGACTTTTCAGTGGAACGCTGGCTTCCGAAAGTGTTTCTGTTTGTGTTATTGATAGGCAGTATCTGGGGCTTTATGGCTGCTTCTCAAAATGGCTGGGTTACGCCCGGATTGAGGGTGTTAACGGGGGCTGTCATCAGTATTGGGATGTATTTCTTAGGAGAACGGTATATCAGGGATCAGAGGAAATTAGCCCTCACACTGCTATCGGGAAGCATCGTCCTTGCGATCATTACGTTATTCTCAGCAAACATCTTATATGGATATATAAGTGGACTCATCACGAATCTACTATTACTCGTCATTATTTCTCTCGGACTGTGGACTTCCCATAAGCATGGTTCTGAAGTGATCCTGTGCTTGATCGGGGCAGGAGCGTATCTGTTTCCGTTTCTTTTTGCAGGGGATGAGCGGAATGAGTGGTTGTTTTACGGATATGAGTTAGTATTGTTCTTTGTTTTAATGACGTTCAGTACGGTGAAACGATACCGGATTGCCTGGAATATACACTATTATTTACTTTATTTCTCATTGTTTTTCTTTGCGGCCTTCGGGGTAGGGGCGATGACGCTGACCATTCTGATTCCATTTGCGATTCAGCATGCCTATGTTTTACTGTTGATCGTGCTGGGCCGGGATGAGCGGGTAAGTGCCGAAATGATTCCTGCTTTGGTATCAGGCTCATTTATCCTTCTTGGATTGTTGAATGATATTTACGCAGTGATCCCGCTCTTTTATTATGTGACTTTCGCTGCGGTGTATATCGGCGTATCGTTCATTGAACCGAAGGAAAAGAAACAAACAAAGGATGTTCTGCTGGTCTTAGGTTTCCTGCATGTGCTCCTCTTCTTACTTGAACTATTCGAATACGATTGGCGCTTTGTCTTAGTCGGCATTCAGGCTACTGCCCTTTTATGGCTTGCGGGAAGAAGGGAAAGCTATCTTGGTTTGATCGCTTCCATTCTTTTGATGATGGGTTCATTCCTCGGGGTACCGGGTGGTGCATCTGATGATTTCTTTACGATTGAGCTGCCGATTTTTGTGATCGCTTTTGGGTATGTGCATCTGTTTTCCCGCTACAATAAGAGTGAGTCCTCGTTCTTAAACGTGTCGACAACGGCGATTAAAGTCGTGTTGACGGGGCTTGTGATGTTCTTCGTATTACGTTTAACGGATTTCATTGTGATCGGCTGGGAATATACCCCGCGGACAACCGCCTTCACCGTAGCGATTGCGGCTCTGTCCATTGCTTATCTCATCTTCGGTGAAAGCAGGAAGGACACCTTTTACCGCTGGGTGGGGATCAGCTTTTTAGCTCTGGCATTGATCAAATTCTTCCTGGCAGATCTCGTGTTCCTGGATTTCACGATCCGTGCCATGATCCTGATTCCAATCGGGGCGATCGGTCTTGTGTTATCAAGAATTTTATATAAAAAGAAATAA